The Horticoccus luteus DNA window GCCTCGCAATACATTTTTTACTATTGACAGCTCCGCCCGTCGGCGCTCTGGTGTTCGCATAATTCAGCCCGACATGATTTCGCTTTCCACGCGTCCTCTTTCTTATTCCCGCCGTGCATCGGCAGGAACGGGGACGTCGCATGTCCAACCGGTCCTTCCCGGTGCTGTTTTCCAGGGCTGAGCGCGCTCCATCGCGCCGAGTTTAGCCCGGGACGCAGTCACCGGGCAACCCTCCAGCCTCGCAGGCCAGCGCCTCATCGGTCGCGTTCTGCACACCTGCTTTCCGCGGTCTAGCACCGCGCTTCATCCCTCGCCGGGCGTCCCGGCATAGCCGTGTCCGATCGCGGCTGACCTCATCGCAGCCGCCTTCGGGCTATCCCTGTAAACCACGTCCTCCCCCACCCATCACCCTTTATGATCATGAACAACCACGCTCCCATCTATCTCACTCGCGAAGACTACGCCAAACTCCGCCTCCTCCTGAAACTGGCCCCGCGCTCCAAACCGAATGGCGCCTATCAAAAGCTCCATGCCGAGCTCGATCGTGCCGCCATCGTGGATGTCTCCGCACTCCCCTCCCAGTCAGTCACGATGGGTTCGCGCGTCACCTTCGAAGATCGCGCCACTGGCGAGATCGAGCAATACACGCTCGTTTTCCCGGAGCAGGCCGACGTCGATCAGAACCGGCTGTCCGTCCTCGCCCCCATCGGCACCGCTCTCCTTGGCTACAGCGAGGGCGACGAAGTGCATTGGGACACGCCCGGCGGTCGCCGCCACATCCTCATCCGTGAGGTCACCCAACCCGCCGCCGTCGCCGATCCCGTGCTCGCCGGAGCGCAGTTTGGCTGAGCGCGCGCCCGTCTTCCTTCAGTGACTCCCTCTCCGGGCGACGCGCCCGGCGGGCGGAGCCATGTCAACTATACTTATACGTCCTGTATTATCGTGGAATTTAATAAACGCATCGTGATGGTTGGATTCGGCGTCGTCGCTCACGCGCTGCTGCCGCTCCTCCTCAAGCATCTGCGGGTGCCTTGTTCCCAAATCGTGGTCATCGATTTTTCCGACCGCGAAGAGGTTCTGCGCCCGTGGATCGCCAAGGGCCTGCGCTTCGTCCGGGAAAAGATCACGCCCTTCAGTCTCGCGCGCCTGCTCTCGTCGCACGCCGGCCCCGGCGATCTGATCATCGACCTCGCCTGGAGCGTCGACTTCTTCGACATCGTTCTCTGGGCCCACGACAACGACGTTCTCTATATCAACGCCTCCCTCGAATCGTGGGACCCTTCCGCTGAGACCCATCGCAAGCCCCTCGTCGAAAAATCGCTTTACCACCGCTACACCAAATTCCTTCCCCTGGCCGCCGCGTGGCGCCACACCGCCACGGCGGTGGTCGACCACGGCTCGAATCCCGGCCTCGTTTCCCATTTTGTGAAACGCGGACTGCTCGACATCGGCGAGGCCGTGCTCCGCGAAAAAAAGCGCCCGGCCGCGAGCGCCCGCCGGATCGAGCGCTTCATGGGCGACCGTCACTTTGCCGAACTCGCCCGCGAACTCGACGTGAAGGTCATCCACTGCAGCGAGTGGGACACCCAGCGCGCCGACCAGGCCAAGTCGCCCGATGAATTTGTGGGCACATGGAGTGTCGAGGGCATGTGGGAGGAGTCGATTTCGCCC harbors:
- the rnk gene encoding nucleoside diphosphate kinase regulator, with the translated sequence MNNHAPIYLTREDYAKLRLLLKLAPRSKPNGAYQKLHAELDRAAIVDVSALPSQSVTMGSRVTFEDRATGEIEQYTLVFPEQADVDQNRLSVLAPIGTALLGYSEGDEVHWDTPGGRRHILIREVTQPAAVADPVLAGAQFG
- a CDS encoding saccharopine dehydrogenase C-terminal domain-containing protein, with amino-acid sequence MTPSPGDAPGGRSHVNYTYTSCIIVEFNKRIVMVGFGVVAHALLPLLLKHLRVPCSQIVVIDFSDREEVLRPWIAKGLRFVREKITPFSLARLLSSHAGPGDLIIDLAWSVDFFDIVLWAHDNDVLYINASLESWDPSAETHRKPLVEKSLYHRYTKFLPLAAAWRHTATAVVDHGSNPGLVSHFVKRGLLDIGEAVLREKKRPAASARRIERFMGDRHFAELARELDVKVIHCSEWDTQRADQAKSPDEFVGTWSVEGMWEESISPCEIGWGTHEKTLPPLALRPAIGPGNQIILPQMGLNSWVRSWVPNQEIVGMSVTHGESFSLSHALTVREKGRVVYRPTVHYAYNPCNDSLVSLHELRARHYELHPRKRILTDEIVTGGDLVGALLMGHPFRSWWTGSVLSIDDARKKVPHVNATAVQVAAGVLAAALWAVRHPRQGLCLPEDLPHDEILRDAAPYLGNIISVPSHWTPLSQRRVYFDEAAARLPADEADPWQFGNFVFQP